Proteins co-encoded in one Eremothecium sinecaudum strain ATCC 58844 chromosome VI, complete sequence genomic window:
- the SSN2 gene encoding Ssn2p (Syntenic homolog of Ashbya gossypii AER323W; Syntenic homolog of Saccharomyces cerevisiae YDR443C (SSN2)), with protein sequence MDILETEFRLEDIVTSYYRVESIKRINYQQFVPRTQDDQWTIQSELILRKKNNKVLVALFSRELWCFSINDDDLPSPFVEGSNEVPHSEKKGSFTPDFSKPNLPTPYAIFLKALRRMIHINMCLSSDNKLIPFGNTCIFEQGNKTSKVFHFDSHLFENGDLTVSFCTKDMNNERLTMDSFNSPTLAQKAVYLAPSGIRAYLPSTDINKCLTSQPKNGNALLMILLVSHGIDLTKKSDIKWIKLVPNLNHLNGYTPTISRYSEECQNTKTVIWPMDLCYFQSPIDIVSYSTKKDSIVNNLQECFDMVDDFMQLKLTSAYRIPGTSANANTATGNNPTSTGGGFTDQMHSFNKYACNSAGNISQSTTKMKLTPTNKLQDAMRSGTSLSTDSFGNGFITTPNINKNTGSAMDEMIGCPSSAKSHGDGPNEGKIYNGQEKQGSSELKREESTNTIQGSADYDPMSFEEDLFGDDDERDLFGDDSGSDQKKGQKEINDNMFEMVDIESDSDNMIYPDRSAAEYNIQQTPLKRKYLDIPLDEITLPSTPLYMDPGAPLPVETPKDRRKSVFAPLNFNPIIESNVDNKYKNGGKFSFDPNEIDEPLKFEVSTTNFSSSEDDDSDFSGEQFGELHPSQLQSTRKLESSLPVSSYDMHPRPMNEYIPPENAKDEGLDVYQNSEGIDIDKLPSRESQLDQIWKSPAISHEESPGRTELSTMLKPTSLEDCVNIEPEQHNFNATSANYFESTSTVSGEEKLSLRVTPFEEKRDSQEEPAETAGGEYSLITKGSRETSNNLPFLLRHMPLFLIPDVFLSHNPSLKINSTLPDLLGILCDQLVFDHDLLGNFGINHPLFKHVRLSKDGVIRKTLSSLFTKFEKIHGNEIIDEMFYMKPPSVYVKKHGELIKVKSDTESFLKYLPLKPSKGMKNFRAFFLTTSLLNFHVSFINELAQLYSGQEFGFCELVKLANDENNGIVVLNNFNRESLLLLSAQIVSYCSTNMTNVRNVPLMLFLPVISASLEDTITMISKFQFIKNEVKSRLPDVEILLKLIPNETIRDPLVSIDQYYELCCSIYNLLPPKKVKFTSIADDLPDNVVFRTSSVNQSQIIHYDSYIHLAYTRSIDREWLCAAWSDSKGTENIVKAWHLGNSKSRFEEACNEIWKITVGLASTKYGRICLILTRMDSVLPDDELMHWRRLSITTRNLHLAVVCVGHNTKVSLYDEDINYPSFKQLYKDKSNANKVDPDALDDYVIVNIDEEIHGIIFKSPLQLANSQHRCSIKSGALLKFKPSAGNSTLDKFEVNLLNCQHSDSTALLKTILQQFRDLACLNSWFCISKKNDNYMPWHVVAVNKVMNFIVHVKGIEEKGQ encoded by the coding sequence ATGGATATCCTTGAAACGGAATTCAGATTGGAAGATATCGTCACGAGTTATTATAGAGTAGAGAGTATTAAACGCATCAACTATCAGCAGTTCGTACCCCGTACTCAAGATGATCAATGGACTATACAATCGGAATTAATTTTGAGAAAGAAGAACAATAAGGTATTGGTAGCGTTGTTCTCAAGGGAACTATGGTGTTTTAGTattaatgatgatgatttaCCTTCACCTTTCGTTGAGGGATCAAATGAAGTACCGCATTCTGAGAAGAAAGGTAGTTTTACTCCAGATTTCTCGAAACCAAACCTTCCAACCCCTTATGCTATATTTCTGAAGGCGTTACGGCGAATGATACATATAAATATGTGTTTGAGCTCTGATAATAAGTTGATCCCTTTTGGTAATACTTGTATTTTTGAGCAGGGGAACAAGACAAGCAAAGTGTTCCATTTTGATTCCCATCTGTTTGAAAATGGAGATTTAACAGTGTCATTTTGCACTAAGGATATGAATAATGAGCGATTGACTATGGATTCATTTAATTCGCCGACTTTAGCGCAGAAAGCAGTTTACCTTGCTCCGTCCGGAATTCGGGCGTATTTGCCATCAACAGATATCAACAAGTGTCTTACGTCGCAACCTAAGAATGGAAATGCACTTCTTATGATCCTGCTTGTCTCCCATGGGATTGATCTAACTAAGAAGTCCGACATCAAGTGGATCAAACTAGTTCCTAATTTGAATCATCTGAATGGTTACACTCCAACGATTTCAAGATACTCAGAAGAATGCCAAAATACTAAGACAGTGATATGGCCCATGGATTTGTGTTACTTTCAAAGTCCTATAGATATAGTTAGCTACTCTACTAAGAAGGACAGTATTGTTAATAACCTCCAGGAATGTTTTGATATGGTGGATGATTTCATGCAGCTTAAATTAACCTCTGCATATCGTATACCTGGTACCTCAGCGAATGCGAACACTGCTACAGGAAACAACCCGACCAGCACCGGAGGCGGCTTTACTGATCAGATGCACTCCTTCAACAAATATGCATGCAATAGTGCAGGGAACATTAGTCAGTCGACTACTAAGATGAAACTAACGCCAACGAATAAACTGCAAGATGCAATGAGGTCGGGGACTTCATTGTCTACGGACTCATTTGGTAATGGATTTATAACAACACcaaatatcaacaaaaatACAGGATCGGCGATGGATGAAATGATAGGTTGTCCATCATCTGCCAAATCTCATGGAGATGGACCAAATGAGGGGAAAATCTATAATGGACAGGAAAAGCAGGGAAGTTCAGAACTAAAACGGGAAGAGTCAACAAATACTATACAAGGCTCTGCGGATTACGATCCTATGAGCTTCGAGGAGGATTTATTTGGGGACGATGATGAGAGAGATTTATTCGGGGATGACAGTGGTAGTGATCAAAAAAAAGGACAGAAAGAAATTAATGATAATATGTTTGAAATGGTTGACATCGAAAGTGACTCTGACAATATGATATATCCTGACCGGTCTGCTGCTGAATATAATATTCAACAAACACCGTTAAAGAGAAAGTATTTGGATATACCGTTGGATGAAATAACATTACCATCAACTCCACTGTATATGGATCCTGGTGCTCCATTACCGGTAGAGACGCCTAAGGATAGAAGGAAAAGTGTTTTTGCTCCTTTGAATTTCAATCCGATCATAGAATCTAATGTTGACAACAAGTACAAAAACGGTGGGAAGTTTTCTTTCGACCCCAATGAGATCGATGAACCTTTAAAATTTGAAGTCAGTACCACCAACTTTTCTAGCtctgaagatgatgacAGTGATTTTAGCGGAGAGCAGTTCGGCGAATTACATCCCAGCCAATTGCAGTCTACGAGAAAGCTGGAATCTTCGCTACCAGTATCATCATATGATATGCATCCTAGACCTATGAATGAATATATACCTCCTGAAAATGCTAAAGATGAAGGTTTAGACGTTTACCAGAATTCCGAGGGAATAGACATAGATAAATTACCATCAAGAGAAAGTCAGCTTGATCAAATTTGGAAATCTCCTGCAATCAGTCACGAAGAAAGCCCAGGTAGAACCGAATTATCAACTATGTTAAAACCGACATCATTAGAAGACTGCGTAAATATTGAACCAGAGCAGCATAACTTCAATGCTACTTCTGCCAATTATTTTGAATCGACTTCAACTGTCAGTGGAGAAGAAAAGCTATCGTTAAGGGTTACTCCATTTGAAGAGAAGCGTGATAGCCAAGAGGAGCCGGCTGAAACAGCAGGAGGAGAGTACTCTCTAATAACCAAGGGTTCTCGTGAAACCTCAAATAACCTTCCTTTCTTATTAAGACATATGCCACTGTTTCTGATACCGGATGTATTTTTATCGCATAACCCGTCATTGAAGATTAACAGCACTTTGCCAGACCTCTTAGGTATACTATGCGACCAGTTGGTCTTTGACCATGATCTTCTCGGTAATTTTGGCATCAATCATCCTTTATTCAAACATGTAAGATTATCCAAGGACGGTGTCATAAGAAAGACTCTGTCATCTTTGTTCACCAAGTTTGAAAAGATACATGGGAATGAGATTATTGATGAAATGTTTTACATGAAACCCCCCTCTGTGTATGTTAAGAAACACGGCGAACTTATAAAGGTAAAAAGCGATACTGAGTCATTCCTGAAATACCTTCCATTAAAGCCTAGCAAAGGCATGAAGAACTTTCGTGCATTTTTTTTAACAACTTCTTTGCTAAACTTCCATGTTTCTTTTATCAATGAGCTTGCGCAATTGTACTCTGGACAGGAGTTTGGCTTCTGTGAATTGGTGAAGTTAGCGAACGATGAGAATAACGGAATAGTGGTTCTGAATAACTTCAATAGAGAATCGCTGTTACTGTTATCGGCTCAGATAGTATCATATTGCTCAACTAACATGACGAACGTTAGAAACGTACCACTGATGTTGTTTCTACCAGTTATCAGCGCTAGCCTTGAGGATACCATTACCATGATTTCCAAATTTcaatttattaaaaatgaAGTTAAGTCCAGGTTACCTGACGTTGAAATCCTACTAAAGCTTATACCAAATGAAACCATAAGGGACCCCCTTGTTTCAATTGATCAATATTATGAATTATGCTGCAGTATTTATAATTTACTACCTCCCAAGAAGGTGAAATTCACTTCAATAGCGGATGATCTCCCGGACAATGTTGTGTTTAGAACCTCCTCTGTTAACCAAAGCCAGATAATCCACTATGACTCTTATATCCACTTGGCTTACACCAGGAGCATTGACCGGGAATGGTTATGTGCAGCATGGTCCGATTCAAAAGGCACCGAAAACATTGTAAAGGCCTGGCACCTTGGAAACTCTAAATCTCGATTTGAAGAAGCTTGCAATGAGATTTGGAAAATAACCGTGGGTTTAGCTTCTACGAAGTACGGTCGAATCTGTCTCATACTGACAAGAATGGATAGTGTTTTACCTGACGACGAATTAATGCATTGGAGAAGGCTATCAATTACGACTAGAAATCTCCATTTGGCGGTAGTGTGTGTTGGTCATAACACAAAGGTTTCGTTATATGACGAAGATATCAATTACCCCTCATTCAAACAGCTCTACAAGGATAAAAGCAACGCGAATAAAGTTGATCCCGACGCTTTGGATGATTATGTGATTGTcaatattgatgaagagATACACGGTATAATTTTCAAAAGCCCACTTCAATTGGCGAACTCTCAGCATAGATGTTCGATAAAAAGTGGGGCTTTGCTTAAATTCAAACCTTCTGCAGGAAACAGCACTTTGGACAAATTTGAGGTTAACCTCTTGAATTGCCAACATTCAGACAGTACAGCTTTACTGAAAACCATACTTCAGCAATTTAGGGACCTGGCGTGCTTAAATTCATGGTTTTGCATATCTAAGAAGAATGATAACTACATGCCATGGCATGTAGTAGCTGTTAATAAGGTAATGAATTTTATTGTGCATGTAAAAGGGATAGAGGAGAAGGGTCAATGA
- the NSE5 gene encoding Smc5-Smc6 complex subunit NSE5 (Syntenic homolog of Ashbya gossypii AER324C; Syntenic homolog of Saccharomyces cerevisiae YML023C (NSE5)), translated as MATTSQNYVIGENDLGLPHYLVELDEYHLKEFEQFSSMCSLDEYEQLLYTLENKFLHKTVPVPPSDGIIIMLTLATASPHYKDQFIKANDPYNVGRADITKRCMRLLLQLVRLVESFDSEKYNVYDLELLRCQLFLVLDHINPKRLLVPISKRVRTHHGNKLSSIPFSDGEMSLDNTSNLRTNYTYISVLETKTTVFQNPLITHVLSQNGGFWNFVGWALSSEIDEDLVKNYCGETWLPIVSFLFSLYDLRQEYFKHCEMGKELSSLEYANRLSKSPLVSLFKSLGSKEIHVALCDAIFINCGEGIGNGEGRPVYHSELNLSANYIPIHKGSVSYRLQKSMRYRRRILASYFKVLADIPVDQRIRPFSEEQSIKHLVRTLVKLETVEMFQEFFYADDLHTNMHYLPLLAERIVIDLWEDCGKIIELALSSNLGNLDLTIEECEKILDGRPQDCANDLGLNKTTVYLDTCTLVLLKYAVMLHGDGITKSSKLKHLAQEVIREESELVSKSSIDESYPSIAPYLNSIFQL; from the coding sequence ATGGCGACTACTAGTCAGAATTATGTGATTGGAGAAAACGATTTGGGTCTGCCGCACTACTTGGTCGAGCTAGATGAATACCACTTAAAGGAGTTCGAGCAGTTTAGCTCAATGTGCTCTTTAGATGAGTACGAGCAACTTCTATACACATTGGAGAATAAGTTTTTGCATAAAACCGTTCCTGTTCCGCCTAGTGATGGCATTATAATTATGCTTACACTAGCTACAGCTTCACCACATTACAAAGACCAGTTTATTAAAGCAAATGACCCTTATAATGTTGGTCGCGCTGATATTACGAAGAGGTGTATGCGCTTGCTACTTCAGCTTGTCCGACTTGTTGAGAGCTTTGATTCTGAGAAGTATAATGTGTATGACCTCGAATTATTAAGGTGTCAGCTGTTTTTGGTGCTCGACCATATAAATCCAAAACGCCTTTTGGTGCCAATTTCCAAGAGAGTTAGAACTCATCATGGTAATAAGCTTTCCAGTATTCCATTTAGTGATGGAGAAATGTCTCTCGACAATACTTCAAATCTTAGGACCAATTATACATACATTAGTGTATTGGAAACGAAAACCACGGTTTTTCAAAATCCACTTATAACTCATGTGCTGTCTCAAAATGGAGGTTTTTGGAACTTTGTGGGATGGGCCTTATCTTCGGAGATCGATGAGGACCTTGTAAAGAACTATTGCGGCGAGACCTGGTTGCCAATTGTGTCATTTTTGTTCTCGTTGTATGACCTGCGGCAGGAATATTTTAAGCATTGCGAGATGGGAAAGGAACTCTCATCTTTGGAATATGCTAATAGGCTGTCTAAGAGTCCACTGGTATCACTCTTTAAGTCCTTGGGATCCAAAGAAATACATGTAGCGCTCTGTGATGCGATATTTATAAACTGCGGTGAAGGCATTGGAAATGGTGAAGGCAGGCCTGTGTACCATTCTGAACTAAACCTTTCAGCGAATTATATTCCTATTCACAAGGGTTCGGTAAGCTATAGGCTACAGAAATCTATGCGGTACAGAAGGCGCATTCTTGCTTCATATTTCAAGGTATTAGCGGATATACCAGTTGATCAGAGAATTAGACCCTTTTCAGAAGAGCAGAGCATAAAACACTTGGTGAGAACATTAGTCAAGTTAGAGACTGTTGAGATGTTTCAGGAATTCTTTTACGCGGATGACCTGCACACTAATATGCACTATCTGCCTCTACTTGCTGAAAGAATCGTCATTGACTTATGGGAAGATTGCGGCAAGATTATAGAACTAGCATTATCCTCCAATCTTGGAAATCTGGACTTGACCATTGAGGAATGCGAAAAGATATTAGATGGACGCCCACAAGACTGCGCAAATGACTTGGGACTGAATAAAACAACCGTTTATCTCGATACATGTACATTGGTACTACTTAAGTATGCCGTAATGTTACACGGCGACGGTATAACGAAGTCGTCTAAGTTAAAGCATCTTGCTCAAGAAGTTATACGAGAGGAATCTGAACTGGTGAGTAAAAGTTCGATAGATGAATCTTACCCAAGCATTGCACCATATTTAAACTCTATATTTCAGTTGTAA
- the APT1 gene encoding adenine phosphoribosyltransferase APT1 (Syntenic homolog of Ashbya gossypii AER325W; Syntenic homolog of Saccharomyces cerevisiae YML022W (APT1) and YDR441C (APT2)), translating into MSLDEYRTELKAALHQYPNFPKQGILFEDFLPIFRSPDLFQKLIAAFKLHFSTAFPNTKIDYIVGLEARGFLFGPCLALAIGAGFVPVRKAGKMPGKVAQAKYSKEYGEDVFEIQVESIPEGATVVIVDDIIATGGSAYAAGDLVLQLKAKILEFAFVMELDFLKGRDKLQAPTFTLLNGQEKSLDG; encoded by the coding sequence ATGTCGCTTGATGAGTATAGAACCGAATTGAAAGCAGCTTTACACCAATATCCTAATTTCCCTAAACAAGGTATCTTATTTGAGGATTTTCTGCCTATTTTCAGATCTCCAGACTTGTTCCAGAAGTTAATTGCTGCTTTCAAACTTCATTTCAGCACAGCTTTTCCCAATACAAAAATTGACTACATTGTTGGTTTAGAAGCTCGTGGTTTCTTATTTGGTCCATGTTTGGCATTGGCTATTGGTGCTGGTTTTGTTCCAGTACGTAAGGCGGGCAAAATGCCGGGAAAAGTAGCTCAAGCTAAATATAGTAAGGAATATGGTGAAGATGTGTTTGAAATCCAAGTCGAGTCCATTCCAGAAGGTGCTACAGTTGTTATTGTGGATGATATCATCGCTACTGGTGGATCAGCATATGCTGCCGGTGATTTGGTTCTACAATTGAAGGCTAAGATTTTAGAGTTCGCCTTTGTAATGGAATTGGACTTCTTGAAAGGTAGAGATAAATTACAAGCTCCTACCTTCACATTGCTAAATGGTCAAGAAAAAAGCCTAGACGGTTAA
- the DOT1 gene encoding histone methyltransferase DOT1 (Syntenic homolog of Ashbya gossypii AER326C; Syntenic homolog of Saccharomyces cerevisiae YDR440W (DOT1)): MQSSSDSPEPYSNGDMSNTGLASKNVPNTTNTSKKRKPNRMLLQLLEDSNKYDMRSEYSLPETWLRRRQKVIHEEDGVNGVEEHSNGLTTKKGLVKEKHIPKPLASEAAKLKSKKNILTGIKVQGVSVKHNKSTKEVGARNEGKVRKKKSTDLSPMKSETQSIRQVSQSSEAIEKHKVKPEFFVNLHNNVQLSYDFFDFDNMQDSFEGSITSAVLLSSKDSDPNNRVRLHSLLYPEHFEEYSIPPTSSSTDSFNPMVEIGKLIEYAVNIYFPAAFRKKGRLIVKSLYSACESRSKDKFVGSLNKYNELIKTIPRSEIVSHLKSLKVIPLSFIHELLQLIYSRCVLPKVHSLKEYQGFSNYVYGELLPSFLSTAYKQCEMKPDHIFMDLGSGVGNCVMQASIEYGCKLSFGCEIMKNASDLAEKQLHELRQRCKLWGIAYKPIEFSLRKSFIDNPEVDKLLPICDVILINNFIFDTKLNLQVENLIQVLKPGSKIITLKSLRPSGYTIRFDNVDNILNRLKVEKFTMPEDSVSWTHRGGTEYYISTVQSNIDESIFHSYAKGRIRDTKRIKYTR; the protein is encoded by the coding sequence ATGCAATCGTCATCGGACTCACCAGAACCATATTCAAATGGTGATATGAGCAATACAGGCTTGGCGTCCAAGAACGTGCCTAATACAACTAATACATCAAAGAAACGCAAACCCAATCGTATGCTACTCCAGCTCCTGGAAGATTCGAACAAGTATGATATGAGAAGCGAATACTCTTTGCCTGAGACCTGGTTAAGAAGAAGGCAGAAAGTGATCCATGAGGAAGATGGTGTTAATGGGGTTGAAGAACATTCTAATGGGCTCACCACGAAAAAGGGCTTGGTTAAAGAAAAGCATATCCCTAAACCATTGGCCTCTGAAGCAGCAAAATTGAAGtcaaagaagaatatttTAACCGGGATAAAGGTACAGGGTGTATCTGTGAAGCACAATAAAAGTACTAAGGAAGTTGGCGCGCGTAATGAAGGAAAAGTTAGAAAGAAGAAATCGACAGATCTAAGTCCTATGAAATCCGAAACTCAGTCAATTAGACAAGTATCTCAATCATCTGAAGCCATTGAGAAGCATAAGGTAAAACCAGAGTTCTTTGTCAATCTACATAATAATGTGCAGCTTTCGTATGACTTCTTTGACTTTGATAACATGCAGGACTCTTTTGAAGGTTCTATAACAAGTGCTGTATTATTATCTTCTAAAGATAGTGATCCAAACAATAGGGTTAGGCTGCACTCACTTTTGTATCCTGAGCATTTTGAAGAATACTCCATACCACCCACGAGCAGCAGTACAGATTCATTTAATCCAATGGTAGAAATCGGGAAATTGATAGAATATGCTGTAAATATATACTTTCCGGCAGCATTTAGGAAAAAGGGACGGTTAATTGTGAAGAGTCTGTATTCGGCTTGTGAATCACGCTCAAAAGATAAGTTTGTGGGCTCTTTAAACAAGTATAATGAATTAATCAAAACAATCCCGAGGTCAGAAATTGTCTCCCACCTAAAATCTTTGAAAGTTATCCCCCTCTCATTTATCCATGAATTACTGCAACTTATATACTCTAGGTGTGTTCTGCCTAAAGTTCACAGCTTGAAAGAATACCAAGGTTTCAGCAACTACGTGTATGGGGAACTTCTTCCGAGTTTTCTATCCACAGCATACAAACAATGTGAGATGAAACCAGATCATATATTTATGGACCTTGGCTCAGGGGTTGGAAACTGTGTCATGCAGGCGTCAATCGAGTATGGTTGTAAACTAAGTTTTGGTTGTGAAATAATGAAGAACGCAAGTGACCTGGCAGAAAAGCAGCTACATGAGCTACGGCAGCGTTGTAAACTATGGGGTATCGCATATAAACCTATAGAATTCTCGCTCAGAAAAAGCTTTATAGATAATCCTGAGGTCGATAAGTTACTGCCTATATGTGATGTCATTCTGATTAACAACTTCATCTTCGACACTAAACTCAATCTACAAGTCGAAAATCTAATCCAAGTTCTAAAGCCTGGCTCCAAAATCATCACTCTCAAAAGTTTAAGGCCCTCTGGATACACAATCCGGTTTGACAACGTGGATAACATACTAAATAGACTGAAGGTTGAGAAGTTCACTATGCCAGAAGACAGCGTGTCCTGGACCCATCGTGGTGGCACAGAATACTACATTTCAACAGTACAGTCAAACATCGATGAATCAATCTTTCATTCGTACGCAAAAGGCAGAATTAGGGACACGAAACGTATCAAATATACCCGCTGA